AATATTCTTATTTCTCATAAAACGGAAGAGCATGATATAGAAACATTTTGGAGATTGGAATCGATTGGTATTAACTCAAAGGAAACAGACGAAGACGATACAGACTTTTTGGAAACATATCAAGACACTTCGATTGACCTCAGAGGTAATAAATACTTTGCAaagttgccatggaaacaggaACATGACGAACTACCATCAAACTATACAGTCACAAGAAGAAGAACAGAGAATTTTATTAAGAAACTTAGTCAAGATCCTAAACTACTAAAGAAGTATGGAGATATAATCGCCGAACAGGAACGCAGAGGATTTGTTGAGACAGTAgatgaaaatgaacaaaaaggcGGGAAAATTCATTACATTCCACACCACCCTATACACAAGGAATCTAGCACAACTCCTATACGAATAGTATACGACTGCAGTTGTCGTCAATCACCAAGTCATCCAAGTCTAAATGATTGTCTTATGGACACACCaccaaaattaaatgatttgacAAAACTCCTAGTACAGTTTAGAGCCAACCAGTTTGCTACATGTACTGATATTGAGAAAGCTTTCTTACATGTTGGATTGAGCGAAGAAGATAGAGATTTTACCCAATTTTTATGGCTTAGTGACCCTACAAATCCAGGAAGTCAGCTGAAAACGTACAGGTTCAAAGCAGTGTTATTTGGAGCGACGTCTTCGCCCTTTATACTCAACGCCACAATACAGAAACATTTGAAACAATTCGGAAACAGTGAAACAGCTAAAATTCTAGAAAGAGATATTTACGTTGATAATATATTGTCTAGTATGAACAAAGAGGAAGATTTACTTACGTATTTTAAAGAAGCAAGAAGCTTGATGGCTGGAGCTGGATTCAACTTGAGATCATGGAGTTCAAACAGTGCTATTAAAATTGCTAGAATTAGCTAAAGAAGAAAACGTCCTAGATACGGATAAGTATACCAAAATACTTGGAATGTTGTGGAACAGTCGTAGCGACGAGATTTTTTACcctaaggccacaccaatttgattccttgttcgacggacccgcccgcacctacttttttcaaaacagaatttttttatttttattattttcccgcttccgcatccggaaatgaaatcatgtccatttcccgcaccgttttttttgtaaatattataaaaagatctcaacatttgtttataaaatcacagtctaggctttatataacgattttaaaccaatcagtaccccacaacactgtaaatatctgcgagaatatttgtttcagcatgaaaccaatttatttCACCTTGGAGTACtccgataaaaatatataaccggaaataccagtacagaacaaaactttggtttctttccccgtaacttatattccctatgacaaaatgttcgttgttaaaaagtacaaagaacttctgaaggatttgccttcaactgcaattataatgtatggtgacgATCATACTCGCTGCAGGTTTTTCCACCTGTCCAGGTTTATTCAGGGACCTGTTGTTCAGccgttatcgtttgttgatgtggttcattggtattttcccgtttggaaatataaattagatcgttggttttcctgttcgaattgtgtacaatactaagttgtggtcccttatagGTTGCTGGTTGGTCTGGATCAAAGCTCTGTGTAAaagccgtactttgacctatgtttgttattatcaggttgggaacaaccctccctcagacaagggaCATGAAGGGGTCATTTTTCCATGTttactgatgtagaaaagaaaatagaaatactaaggatttttatagtgctactatacaaaacctttgacagCTTggaattttttactcaaaagaggataaatacatcatattttaaaccatttttctaaaagagggatgggtccaccaaatattatagttctttgggaaaatattaGCTCTTTTGTACTTgaagtgtttttacaaaaaaaaaatattataacttatatgacccctcataaaagggatattcattACATTAAAAGGGTTGTTCTGAACctaattatgacttggatgcaaaattgtctcattgtcagtcacacatacatagaccagatttaattattcaattatttcttgttgaacagggaaaaacatttcataaattaaagaaatgtcaaggtacaagtgataaatcaagttttaatatagtcaaaacctactattttatattaacaaaaaaaattataatcgctcgcctttactttttaagcttcgcctcaaaaatttgcaaattaaatatttttttattaaaattttcaaatcgctcgctcgccccaatttttgaagtccaaaaatccgtagaacaagaaattaaattggtgtggcctaagcGTGATATTCCTACACCGGAACTACTTCAACATGTAACTAAACGagaagttttgaaatattcttcaaaGATTTATGACCCACTAGGCTTACTTAGTCCGATTACAATTAGAGCGAAAATCATGATACAAGAGTTATGGAAATGTGGATTAGATTGGGACGAACTTATACCAGATAATTTAAAGACTACGTGGATAGATTTTACCAAAGATTTGGAAAAGCCAATACAATTCACTATTCCTCGATAATATTTTAGCAAGCCATCAACATCAACAGAATTAGTACTTCATGTATTTACAGACGCAAGTCCAAAGGCGTACGGCGCAGCAGCTTATTTGAGTAACGAAAACGAAACAACTTAAGTAATGGCGAAAACCAGAGTAGCACCAGTCAAATGCTTAACCCTCCCACAACTTGAACTTATGGCAGCAATCATCGGCGCACGACTAGCTGCACATCTTCATTCAACACTTAATTAtccaaaaattgtattttggtcaGATAGCAGCATTGTTCTTCATTGGCTAACATCTACGAAGACTTTGAAACGTTTTATAGCTAATCGAGTGAAGGAAATAACAGAATTGACGCATCCATACAAATGGCGGTATTGCCCTACTGATAACAACCCGGCAGATCTTCTAACAAGAGGACTTACAATTGAACAATTTGACCACAGTACACTTTGGCGGCAAGGACCACATTGGTTAACAGATAGTACAAAATGGCCGGAACTAAACAGCGCAAAAAACACCGTTTTGACGTCACTGGTAGATGACAGAGAAAATGAAGAGGAATTGGACAACTTGAATATGACGCACCAAAAGAGTCTAGAAAGTATAACAAACATATTGGATATTTCGAACTATGGATCTTACATGAAGTTATTACGTATTACCGCGTAtgtcatccgttttatccgcaACTGTAGACGAGATAGGATTTCCAGAAATAGCGGACCACTGGAGGTCAATGAAATT
Above is a window of Mytilus trossulus isolate FHL-02 chromosome 4, PNRI_Mtr1.1.1.hap1, whole genome shotgun sequence DNA encoding:
- the LOC134716716 gene encoding uncharacterized protein LOC134716716 encodes the protein MIAVPLQNNIRHINRGLNYLRGLKLAHPVTQEESFEISLLIGADYYWDLVEHEVIRGNGPTAVRSKLGFLLSGPVSDKRDNSLMGTSIFNILISHKTEEHDIETFWRLESIGINSKETDEDDTDFLETYQDTSIDLRGNKYFAKLPWKQEHDELPSNYTVTRRRTENFIKKLSQDPKLLKKYGDIIAEQERRGFVETVDENEQKGGKIHYIPHHPIHKESSTTPIRIVYDCSCRQSPSHPSLNDCLMDTPPKLNDLTKLLVQFRANQFATCTDIEKAFLHVGLSEEDRDFTQFLWLSDPTNPGSQLKTYRFKAVLFGATSSPFILNATIQKHLKQFGNSETAKILERDIYVDNILSSMNKEEDLLTYFKEARSLMAGAGFNLRSWSSNSAIKIARIS